In one Streptomyces marincola genomic region, the following are encoded:
- a CDS encoding rod shape-determining protein produces MSFIGRDMAVDLGTANTLVYVRGRGIVLNEPSVVAINTNTGGILAVGAEAKKMIGRTPGNIVAVRPLKDGVIADFEITERMLRYFILKIHKRRYLARPRVVVCVPSGITGVERRAVIEASTQAGARQVHIIEEPMAAAIGSGLPVHEATGNMVVDIGGGTTEVAVISLGGIVTAQSIRVAGDELDNAIIQHIKKEYSLLLGERTAESIKITIGSAHDMEQDEHTEIRGRDLVSGLPKTVVISAAEVRKAMEEPVNAIVDAVKTTLDKCPPELSGDIMDRGIVLTGGGALLRGLDERLRKETGMPIHIAEDPLDSVALGSGKCVEEFEALQQVLDAQPRR; encoded by the coding sequence TCGACCTCGGGACGGCCAACACGCTGGTGTACGTCAGAGGTCGCGGGATTGTCCTCAACGAGCCGTCTGTCGTCGCCATCAACACCAACACGGGTGGCATTCTCGCGGTCGGCGCCGAGGCGAAGAAGATGATCGGCCGGACCCCGGGCAACATCGTCGCGGTCCGCCCCCTGAAGGACGGCGTCATCGCCGACTTCGAGATCACCGAGCGGATGCTCCGCTACTTCATTCTGAAAATCCACAAGCGCCGCTACCTGGCCAGGCCGCGGGTCGTGGTCTGCGTGCCGTCCGGCATCACCGGGGTGGAGCGCAGGGCCGTGATCGAGGCGTCGACGCAGGCCGGCGCCCGGCAGGTGCACATCATCGAGGAGCCCATGGCGGCGGCGATCGGCTCCGGCCTGCCGGTGCACGAGGCGACCGGCAACATGGTGGTGGACATCGGCGGCGGCACCACGGAGGTCGCGGTCATCTCGCTGGGCGGGATCGTGACCGCGCAGTCGATCCGCGTGGCCGGCGACGAGCTGGACAACGCGATCATCCAGCACATCAAGAAGGAGTACAGCCTGCTCCTCGGGGAGCGGACCGCCGAGAGCATCAAGATCACCATCGGTTCCGCGCACGACATGGAGCAGGACGAGCACACGGAGATCCGCGGACGCGACCTGGTCAGCGGCCTGCCGAAGACCGTGGTCATCTCCGCCGCCGAAGTGCGCAAGGCCATGGAGGAGCCGGTCAACGCCATCGTGGACGCCGTCAAGACCACGCTGGACAAGTGCCCGCCGGAACTGTCGGGTGACATCATGGACCGCGGCATCGTGCTCACCGGCGGCGGCGCCCTGCTGCGCGGCCTCGACGAGCGGTTGCGCAAGGAGACGGGCATGCCGATCCACATCGCCGAGGACCCGCTCGACTCGGTGGCCCTCGGCTCCGGCAAGTGCGTCGAGGAGTTCGAGGCACTCCAGCAGGTGCTGGACGCGCAGCCACGGCGGTGA